In Anseongella ginsenosidimutans, one genomic interval encodes:
- a CDS encoding M56 family metallopeptidase codes for MAAESPHPVWNVLAFVFWSGVAVMGARFLIQLLSLARLHFASRKQGAGKPVIRTMNEKINPFSFFGSIYLNPVLHSPAERDSIIEHEKVHISEWHTIDVLAGELNRIFYWFNPGAWLIMNAVRENLEFMADRKVLQSGADVKTYQYNLIKVSKNPYVSSLANNFNFAHLKIRVTMMNKKPSSELHLVKYLVLVPFLALISLAFNISDRPAKEAPPRMNDEQLVSPLDTLPADSEVVAWGYFLRGDTSGFFSTPPSKSEGWKKALFIVDRKEWKFADVMKLAPNDILSLSIIKDAQALYGEKGKSGVIIINTKNRTDKKEIDTTAKVDVFTGEKVKKHPRVVSFTGEADSIKSDQNVSVQKVIILEKGKRFQISLNSSKPGETTIINGDKALILIDGKESDYETMQQLTEDDIDARTIISGKSGAKLYGSKAEYVL; via the coding sequence GTGGCCGCGGAAAGCCCACACCCGGTATGGAATGTACTTGCATTTGTTTTCTGGTCGGGGGTGGCAGTCATGGGCGCCAGGTTTCTGATACAGCTGCTTTCACTGGCCAGGCTGCATTTTGCGTCCAGGAAACAGGGCGCCGGGAAACCCGTAATCCGAACCATGAACGAAAAGATCAATCCATTTTCGTTTTTTGGCAGCATCTACCTGAATCCGGTATTGCACTCCCCTGCAGAACGTGACTCAATCATTGAACATGAAAAGGTACATATCAGCGAGTGGCATACCATCGACGTCCTCGCGGGAGAACTCAACCGGATTTTTTATTGGTTCAATCCCGGAGCCTGGCTAATAATGAACGCCGTTCGTGAGAACCTGGAATTCATGGCCGACCGAAAGGTTCTGCAAAGTGGCGCAGACGTCAAAACCTACCAATATAATTTGATAAAAGTGAGTAAAAACCCTTATGTGTCCTCGCTTGCCAACAATTTCAATTTCGCCCACCTTAAGATCAGAGTGACCATGATGAATAAAAAACCTTCCTCCGAACTGCATCTGGTAAAATACCTGGTGCTGGTGCCATTCCTGGCGCTCATTTCCCTGGCGTTTAATATATCAGACCGTCCTGCCAAAGAAGCGCCTCCGCGAATGAATGACGAACAGCTTGTTTCCCCGCTCGACACCCTTCCGGCCGATTCTGAAGTGGTCGCGTGGGGATATTTTCTCAGGGGGGATACGAGCGGTTTCTTTTCAACCCCCCCATCAAAAAGCGAAGGCTGGAAAAAGGCGCTTTTTATAGTAGATCGAAAAGAATGGAAATTTGCGGATGTCATGAAACTGGCGCCCAACGATATTCTTTCGTTGAGTATCATCAAAGATGCGCAGGCACTGTATGGTGAAAAAGGAAAGAGCGGAGTTATTATTATCAACACAAAAAACCGCACTGATAAAAAAGAAATTGATACTACGGCGAAAGTGGACGTGTTTACCGGCGAAAAAGTAAAGAAACATCCCCGCGTTGTATCGTTTACGGGGGAAGCAGATAGCATAAAAAGCGACCAAAACGTTTCCGTCCAAAAAGTGATTATCCTTGAAAAAGGGAAACGTTTTCAGATTTCTTTAAATTCTTCAAAACCCGGCGAAACCACTATTATCAACGGCGACAAAGCGCTCATCCTGATTGATGGCAAAGAATCGGATTACGAAACCATGCAGCAGTTAACAGAGGATGACATTGATGCAAGGACAATCATTTCCGGCAAATCGGGGGCAAAGCTGTATGGTTCCAAAGCCGAATACGTGTTATAA